One genomic window of Hydra vulgaris chromosome 03, alternate assembly HydraT2T_AEP includes the following:
- the LOC136078553 gene encoding protein GVQW3-like: MEQRANIKFYVKLEKKFAETYELMKKVYGDDCMSRTQVYTWFIRFKNGREDSNDDLRPCCQEASNRAELVEKVREIIGIDANFTTRMLAKEINTSKNTIWRILSQDLGKRKVCARFVPHELYDDQKSLVWSIAKTLLKLLKTIQTFLIRS, encoded by the coding sequence ATGGAACAAAGAgcgaatataaaattttatgttaaacttgaaaaaaaattcgcTGAGACATACGAAttgatgaaaaaagtttatggTGATGATTGTATGAGTCGTACTCAAGTTTATACGTGGTTTATACGATTTAAAAATGGTCGTGAGGATTCAAATGACGATCTGAGGCCATGTTGTCAAGAAGCTAGTAATCGTGCTGAATTGGTGGAAAAAGTCCGTGAAATCATTGGTATTGATGCAAATTTTACTACGAGAATGTTGGCTAAGGAAATAAATACAAGTAAAAACACTATTTGGAGAATTTTAAGTCAAGATTTGGGTAAAAGAAAGGTATGTGCGCGTTTTGTTCCACATGAATTATATGATGACCAAAAATCGCTCGTGTGGAGCATTGCAAAGACATTGTTGAAACTGTTGAAAACGATCCAGACTTTCTTGATTCGATCATAA
- the LOC136078016 gene encoding uncharacterized protein LOC136078016 isoform X1, whose product MYILIEFADSSIAVALHSWLESDEVDQNGFHMVAFPDLKYTKTRYMLKNKLPALTTWETVPCKVLYKHAPSQPSSLFLSQSPPHPILPLIETLSEYFGSSASVRTCFKARQKTLSSKDNEIEKSDLPISNATMRSWFQEIFTSLIRIEDTQKTLMGMVVGLSNTKSAINAPVKALKFSTSADELDSHLTYWLELNDYDRQSLVTLI is encoded by the exons atgtatattttaattgagTTTGCTGACAGTTCTATAGCCGTAGCATTACATTCGTGGCTAGAGTCGGATGAAGTAGATCAAAACGGCTTCCACATGGTTGCATTTCCcgatttaaaatatacaaaaacacgATATATGCTGAAGAATAAATTACCAGCACTAACAACATGGGAAACTGTTCCATGCAAAGTTTTATACAAACATG CACCATCACAACcttcttctttgtttttatcACAAAGTCCACCTCATCCAATACTGCCACTAATTGAAACTTTATCCGAATATTTTGGATCATCTGCATCAGTTCGAACATGCTTTAAAGCTCGGCAAAAGACTTTAAGTTCGAAGGATAATGAAATTGAGAAATCTGATTTGCCAATTTCAAATGCAACTATGCGTT cGTGGTTTCAAGAAATATTCACCAGTCTCATTCGGATTGAGGACACTCAAAAAACTCTTATGGGCATGGTGGTTGGTCTAAGCAACACGAAATCTGCTATTAATGCGCCTGTCAAAGCTTTAAAATTCAGCACATCAGCAGACGAGCTTGATAGTCACCTGACTTATTGGCTGGAATTGAATGATTATGATCGTCAGTCCTTggtaactttaatttaa